The Prevotella melaninogenica genome window below encodes:
- a CDS encoding reverse transcriptase family protein, whose product MATKTVNARNYTKADFENKLRYLNDPQELAKLLNELSEPYPYYVFRAKQLSFLADTNNINRRCKTFLLRKKHGGYREITAPKGALHDILHALNIVLQTYDEPTPWAFGFVCGRSVVDNARPHVGKRYILNLDLKDFFPTITRQQVADCLTAEPFGFSSLAAKLVSGLATVRTKNNEEVLAQGFATSPTLSNFICREMDKEIASIATAQGITFTRYADDLTFSSDTDILRPQGELVQQVKAIVERYGFRLNEEKTHLQRRGRRQEVTGLMVTEKVNVSRRYVREIRSLLYIWERYGYEDACQAAWKSYRQQHGKTKGHQHCVPLNAVLRGKLNYMKMVRGADDPLYQRFVSRYTSLQQRSKGDIKEVAYKAYMGKYLSNSTEDRMTSADVLPNDNTSSHQLGATSSNPYDPRKKSKRILNFIVMVIILLAIILIKLFLKSLL is encoded by the coding sequence ATGGCAACTAAAACAGTAAATGCAAGAAACTATACAAAGGCTGATTTTGAGAATAAGCTGCGTTATTTGAATGATCCACAAGAACTTGCTAAGCTACTGAACGAACTGAGCGAGCCTTATCCCTATTATGTTTTTCGTGCGAAACAACTAAGTTTTTTAGCTGATACCAATAATATCAATCGACGCTGTAAGACTTTCCTACTTCGCAAAAAGCATGGTGGCTATCGTGAGATTACCGCACCGAAAGGGGCACTTCATGATATCCTGCATGCGTTGAATATAGTTCTTCAGACCTATGACGAGCCTACTCCTTGGGCGTTTGGCTTTGTCTGTGGTCGTTCTGTGGTTGATAATGCACGTCCACATGTGGGAAAACGTTATATTCTGAACCTTGATTTAAAGGATTTCTTCCCCACTATTACACGCCAGCAGGTGGCTGACTGTCTGACGGCAGAGCCTTTTGGCTTCTCGTCATTGGCTGCAAAACTCGTTTCAGGACTGGCTACTGTGCGCACAAAGAACAATGAAGAAGTATTAGCACAGGGCTTTGCAACATCGCCAACGCTGTCGAACTTTATTTGTCGGGAGATGGATAAGGAGATAGCGAGCATAGCTACTGCACAAGGCATCACCTTTACCCGTTATGCTGATGACCTCACTTTCAGTTCTGATACAGATATTCTTCGTCCACAGGGAGAGCTTGTACAACAGGTAAAGGCTATTGTTGAGCGTTATGGTTTCCGACTGAATGAAGAGAAAACCCACCTACAACGCCGTGGAAGACGGCAGGAGGTAACAGGCTTAATGGTAACTGAAAAGGTGAATGTAAGCCGCCGTTACGTGCGTGAAATTCGTTCCTTGCTGTATATCTGGGAGCGTTACGGTTATGAAGATGCCTGTCAGGCAGCGTGGAAGAGCTACAGGCAGCAGCATGGAAAGACAAAGGGACATCAGCATTGCGTACCTCTTAATGCTGTTCTGAGGGGTAAACTGAACTACATGAAGATGGTGCGTGGAGCCGATGACCCACTCTATCAGCGTTTTGTTAGTCGTTATACTTCTTTGCAACAACGAAGTAAGGGAGATATAAAAGAGGTGGCATATAAGGCTTATATGGGTAAGTATCTTTCTAATTCAACAGAAGATAGGATGACAAGTGCTGACGTTTTGCCAAATGACAACACATCATCACATCAGCTCGGAGCTACAAGCAGCAATCCTTATGACCCAAGAAAAAAGAGCAAACGCATTCTTAACTTTATAGTGATGGTGATTATATTGCTTGCTATTATACTCATCAAATTGTTTTTAAAATCACTTCTGTAA
- a CDS encoding sensor histidine kinase, producing the protein MKVLEDIKKYCLSRYNLSVLGAQVGIYALLVSIWSLVIMLLEHDVNAAKESMCVNAFVLFLLLIVFMANFYVLVPYLFEAKNKIKHWAFWVINLLFIVLWNHHIFSIYNADLPNAPIRIGFYQFGVMWMILNYAMVVAAIFVRYYIRHSTLRRQLREEKQKMTEAELAWLKNQLNPHFLFNTLNNIASLTQTSPNNAQKAIGQLSELLRYALYETQPKEVSLNGEIAFIKNYINLMTLRSGSNVEIKSQFIIHNTQLLIAPLVFLTPVENAFKHGISANKPSFIHISITEDNGKIVFLCENSNYPKNDTDKSGKGIGLENMYRRLELIYPDRYHIEQRITPEVYHLKIIIKP; encoded by the coding sequence ATGAAGGTATTGGAGGATATAAAGAAGTATTGCCTGAGTCGCTATAACCTGTCCGTTCTTGGCGCACAGGTAGGCATTTATGCACTCCTTGTATCTATCTGGTCATTGGTCATTATGCTACTTGAACATGATGTCAATGCCGCCAAGGAGTCCATGTGTGTCAATGCCTTCGTACTTTTCTTGTTACTGATTGTCTTCATGGCGAACTTCTATGTGCTTGTTCCTTATCTCTTTGAAGCAAAGAATAAGATAAAGCACTGGGCCTTCTGGGTAATCAATCTGCTGTTTATCGTCCTTTGGAATCATCATATCTTCAGCATTTATAATGCTGATTTACCCAACGCACCTATACGAATAGGCTTCTATCAGTTTGGTGTGATGTGGATGATTCTCAACTATGCAATGGTCGTTGCGGCTATCTTTGTGCGTTACTATATCCGCCATAGTACGCTCAGAAGACAGCTTAGAGAGGAGAAACAGAAGATGACGGAAGCCGAATTGGCATGGCTGAAGAACCAGCTAAACCCACACTTCCTCTTCAATACGCTCAATAACATAGCCTCACTCACCCAGACAAGCCCGAATAATGCCCAAAAGGCAATCGGTCAACTGTCTGAACTTCTACGCTACGCACTCTATGAGACACAGCCTAAGGAGGTGAGTCTGAATGGTGAGATAGCCTTTATCAAGAACTATATCAATCTGATGACGCTACGGTCAGGCAGCAATGTAGAGATAAAGAGCCAATTCATCATCCATAACACACAACTACTCATTGCGCCATTGGTATTCCTAACACCTGTTGAGAATGCCTTTAAGCATGGTATAAGTGCCAATAAACCATCGTTTATCCACATATCTATCACAGAAGATAACGGTAAGATAGTCTTTCTCTGTGAGAACAGTAACTATCCAAAAAACGACACAGACAAGAGTGGAAAGGGTATCGGATTAGAGAATATGTACCGCCGTTTAGAGCTGATTTACCCTGATAGGTATCACATCGAACAGCGTATTACACCAGAGGTTTACCACCTCAAGATTATTATTAAGCCATAA
- a CDS encoding aminotransferase class IV: MCQYIETIRVIDGCVCNLAYHEQRMNRTRKEMLGLTEPLHIADLLKAVSLPMECSKLRFVYDKEGIHDITCTPYICKEINSLHLVYDNNISYPYKSTDRSALNELKKQQGDCDEILIVRNNHLTDTSYTNIALYDGEQWFTPSTPLLRGTMRQRLLDCGLLQEREIMVSDIPNYQYISLFNAMIPLGEVILPVDKIK, from the coding sequence ATGTGCCAATATATTGAGACAATAAGGGTAATAGACGGCTGTGTCTGCAATCTTGCCTACCACGAACAGCGAATGAACCGTACACGTAAAGAGATGTTAGGACTGACAGAACCGCTGCATATAGCTGACCTTCTAAAGGCTGTTAGCTTACCGATGGAATGCTCAAAGCTACGCTTTGTCTATGATAAAGAGGGCATCCACGACATCACCTGTACTCCTTATATATGTAAGGAAATCAACTCTTTACACCTTGTCTACGACAACAATATTAGCTATCCCTACAAGAGTACTGACCGCTCGGCACTTAACGAACTAAAAAAACAGCAAGGTGACTGCGACGAAATACTTATTGTTCGCAACAATCACCTTACAGATACATCCTATACTAACATTGCACTCTATGATGGAGAACAATGGTTTACACCCTCTACGCCACTTCTTCGCGGTACGATGCGCCAACGACTGCTCGACTGTGGACTGCTTCAAGAGCGTGAAATCATGGTTTCAGACATTCCTAATTATCAGTATATAAGCCTCTTCAATGCCATGATTCCATTGGGAGAAGTAATCCTACCAGTTGATAAGATTAAGTAA
- a CDS encoding aminodeoxychorismate synthase component I: MILYDRERAIQRMNTLAKEGKDFIFIINYKADGAYVEEYADINPHELLFAFPSLSNIPEGESYSNEAVEWYTEPLTRDDYEQRINLVKQREREGDSYLANLTCKIPVRTNLSLHDIFMRSKALYRCWMKEKFVCFSPEIFVRINKEGLISSFPMKGTIDATRPEAEKELMENKKEAAEHATIVDLIRNDLSIIAEQVQVKRYRYIDHLTTNKGEILQTSSEITGQLPTDYRENVGTLLFRLLPAGSITGAPKPRTMEIIDEAEGYERDFYTGVMGCYSKGQVDSAVMIRFIDQDKDGQFHYKAGGGITAQSNNDDEYKEVIEKVYVPIY, from the coding sequence ATGATACTATACGACCGTGAACGTGCCATTCAGCGGATGAACACGTTAGCTAAGGAAGGTAAAGACTTTATCTTTATCATCAATTATAAAGCTGATGGTGCATATGTAGAGGAGTATGCGGACATCAATCCACACGAATTGCTTTTTGCTTTCCCAAGCCTTTCTAATATCCCTGAGGGAGAAAGCTACAGCAATGAGGCTGTGGAATGGTATACCGAACCACTCACAAGAGATGACTATGAACAGCGTATCAACCTTGTCAAGCAAAGAGAGCGTGAAGGCGACAGTTATTTAGCCAACTTGACATGCAAGATTCCTGTCCGTACAAATCTTTCCTTGCACGATATCTTCATGCGTTCAAAGGCGTTATATCGCTGTTGGATGAAAGAGAAGTTCGTTTGTTTCTCTCCAGAAATATTCGTTCGTATCAATAAAGAAGGACTTATCAGTTCCTTCCCAATGAAGGGTACGATTGATGCAACACGTCCTGAAGCCGAAAAGGAACTGATGGAAAATAAGAAAGAAGCAGCCGAACACGCTACCATCGTCGACCTTATCCGCAACGACTTGAGTATCATAGCAGAGCAAGTGCAGGTGAAACGCTATCGTTATATCGACCATCTGACAACAAACAAGGGTGAAATCCTGCAGACAAGTTCAGAGATTACAGGTCAACTCCCTACAGACTATCGTGAGAACGTCGGTACACTGCTCTTCCGTTTACTCCCTGCTGGCTCTATTACGGGTGCTCCTAAGCCACGTACCATGGAGATAATCGATGAGGCTGAGGGCTATGAAAGAGACTTTTATACGGGTGTGATGGGTTGTTATAGCAAAGGACAAGTAGACAGTGCGGTGATGATTCGCTTTATTGATCAGGATAAAGACGGACAGTTCCATTATAAGGCTGGGGGCGGCATTACGGCTCAAAGCAATAACGATGACGAATATAAAGAGGTGATAGAAAAGGTTTATGTGCCAATATATTGA
- a CDS encoding NAD(P)H-binding protein → MRAIILGATGAIGKDLVQELINDDTIEQIAIFVRRDPGINNEKVTTHIVDFDQSDKWRLSVQGDVIFSCMGTTRKAAGSKENQYKIDYTYQYNFAKIAAEQGVPSFVLVSTAMANANSHFFYTKMKGELEEAIKQLPFQHISILRPPALIRKNTTRSSEKLSVSILQFLNQIGLLQSQRPMKTEVVARCMIELAKTEKSGVFEPKDIFKIGER, encoded by the coding sequence ATGAGAGCAATAATATTAGGAGCTACTGGTGCAATAGGTAAAGACCTTGTCCAAGAGCTTATCAATGATGATACTATCGAACAAATAGCTATCTTCGTCAGAAGAGACCCAGGCATAAACAACGAAAAGGTAACAACACATATCGTAGACTTCGACCAGTCGGATAAGTGGAGACTCTCCGTACAAGGCGATGTCATATTCTCTTGCATGGGTACAACGCGCAAAGCGGCTGGCTCAAAGGAGAATCAATACAAGATAGATTATACCTATCAATACAATTTCGCTAAGATAGCAGCAGAGCAGGGAGTACCTTCTTTTGTCTTGGTGTCCACAGCTATGGCTAATGCTAACTCACATTTCTTCTATACAAAGATGAAAGGTGAATTAGAAGAAGCTATCAAACAGCTTCCTTTCCAGCATATCTCCATACTCCGTCCACCTGCATTAATTCGTAAGAATACGACAAGAAGTTCTGAGAAACTGTCTGTTTCTATACTGCAATTCCTCAATCAAATAGGACTCTTACAGAGCCAACGACCTATGAAGACAGAAGTCGTTGCGCGTTGTATGATTGAACTTGCAAAAACAGAGAAGTCAGGAGTATTTGAGCCAAAGGATATTTTCAAGATTGGAGAAAGATAA